A stretch of the Archangium violaceum genome encodes the following:
- a CDS encoding AAA domain-containing protein, with protein MALNTPDIALIQGPPGTGKTSVIAALMERLAQTANELEAISGSVLLTSIQYDAVENAAARTVVFGLPAVKQGRKRGRADGLDNVEAWRKERIDALESSLVQGPGSATLERIRLLVTEHLAQPETLEQTASVLRDVADLRRELLPGPLLDRLRLRATQLARGTTSPEGGEASPARR; from the coding sequence GTGGCCCTCAACACCCCCGACATCGCTCTCATCCAGGGACCTCCGGGCACCGGCAAGACGAGCGTCATCGCAGCGCTCATGGAAAGGCTGGCGCAGACAGCAAACGAACTGGAGGCCATCTCCGGCTCGGTGCTGCTCACCAGCATCCAATACGACGCGGTGGAGAATGCCGCCGCGCGCACCGTGGTGTTCGGCCTGCCCGCCGTGAAGCAGGGGCGCAAGCGTGGCCGGGCGGACGGGCTGGACAACGTGGAGGCCTGGCGCAAGGAGCGCATCGACGCCCTGGAGTCCTCACTCGTCCAGGGACCGGGCAGCGCCACACTCGAGCGCATCCGGTTGCTCGTCACCGAGCACCTGGCCCAACCCGAGACGTTGGAGCAGACGGCGAGCGTGCTCCGAGACGTGGCGGACCTGAGACGAGAGCTCCTGCCGGGTCCGCTCCTGGACAGGTTGCGCCTGCGCGCCACCCAGCTGGCTCGGGGCACTACGAGCCCCGAGGGTGGAGAGGCATCGCCAGCACGAAGATAG